The following are encoded together in the Candidatus Oleimmundimicrobium sp. genome:
- a CDS encoding ParA family protein codes for MTRIIAISNQKGGVGKTSTTLNLGACLAERGKKVLMLDLDPQAHLSIKEDIWLEGIDGLSFIKGEKELKSNGRDFNLIHSDLSLSSFESEFSNKLGRDQYLQRAIRKSEEEISKYDFVLIDTPPNLGVLTTNALTACNEVVIPVQTLEFAKQGLEIFLAMFKSVEEILNPNIKSWNVLCTMVDFRRKQDKEILEELKNEHKGHIFNTFIRTNSKVAESPRAQTDVLSYAKNRAQDYINLAGEVLKNDKN; via the coding sequence TTGACTAGGATAATTGCAATATCGAATCAAAAAGGTGGAGTTGGTAAAACAAGCACGACTTTAAATTTAGGAGCCTGCCTTGCGGAGAGGGGTAAGAAGGTATTAATGCTTGACCTTGATCCTCAAGCACACTTATCTATAAAAGAGGATATTTGGCTTGAGGGTATTGACGGGCTTTCTTTTATAAAAGGAGAAAAAGAGTTAAAGAGTAACGGCAGAGATTTTAACTTAATCCATTCGGATTTAAGTTTAAGTAGTTTTGAAAGTGAGTTTTCAAACAAGTTGGGACGAGACCAGTATTTACAAAGAGCTATTAGAAAAAGCGAGGAAGAAATATCTAAGTACGATTTTGTTTTGATTGATACACCGCCAAACTTAGGAGTATTAACAACAAATGCGCTTACGGCTTGTAATGAGGTTGTTATACCGGTTCAAACTCTTGAATTTGCGAAGCAGGGTTTAGAGATATTTTTGGCTATGTTTAAATCAGTTGAAGAAATACTTAACCCAAATATTAAGAGTTGGAATGTTTTATGCACGATGGTTGATTTTAGAAGGAAGCAAGATAAAGAAATACTTGAAGAGTTAAAAAATGAGCATAAAGGGCATATTTTTAACACGTTTATAAGGACTAATTCAAAAGTAGCGGAATCACCGAGGGCACAGACGGACGTTTTAAGTTATGCGAAAAACAGAGCGCAAGATTATATCAATCTTGCGGGGGAGGTTTTAAAAAATGACAAGAACTAA
- a CDS encoding ParB/RepB/Spo0J family partition protein, giving the protein MTRTKNEERQAQAREIIKLIHDTPKNELVYLEIINVKPNPNQVRKEFKEGGIRELANSIKERGVIEPLIVRELKEGEKIKEGEYEIVAGERRWHAAQVAELKEIPCIIRDLNDDEVVVEGLIENLQREDLTAIEIAKGIKEVKQRCPGAPLEEIGKKLGFSKTRVIRYLNILRLPEEIFNDFGQAALNEKHGRALNMLKGNKKVQKDLFDEIINQRLTGDKAVENAREYLDHLPVKTAVTGVDKKLESIEKKFDKLKSREKAQLKSELKEIIKRAKSLFEKL; this is encoded by the coding sequence ATGACAAGAACTAAAAATGAGGAACGTCAGGCACAGGCAAGAGAAATAATTAAATTAATCCATGACACACCTAAAAACGAGTTGGTGTATCTTGAAATTATTAACGTTAAACCTAACCCAAATCAGGTAAGGAAAGAATTTAAAGAAGGCGGGATTAGAGAGCTTGCAAACTCTATTAAAGAGCGTGGAGTTATTGAGCCGTTAATTGTAAGAGAGCTTAAAGAGGGAGAGAAAATCAAAGAGGGAGAATACGAAATAGTTGCGGGGGAAAGGCGTTGGCACGCCGCACAGGTGGCAGAACTAAAAGAGATACCTTGTATTATTAGAGACCTTAATGATGATGAGGTTGTGGTTGAAGGTTTAATTGAGAATTTACAGCGAGAAGATTTAACGGCAATTGAGATTGCGAAAGGGATTAAGGAGGTCAAGCAGCGGTGCCCCGGGGCACCTTTAGAAGAAATTGGGAAGAAATTGGGTTTTAGTAAGACAAGGGTTATCCGTTATTTAAACATTCTTAGGTTGCCCGAAGAAATATTTAATGACTTTGGGCAAGCCGCGCTAAACGAAAAGCACGGGCGGGCGTTGAATATGCTTAAGGGTAACAAGAAAGTCCAAAAGGATTTGTTTGATGAAATAATTAATCAGAGGCTTACCGGTGATAAAGCAGTTGAGAACGCAAGGGAATATCTTGATCACCTGCCGGTGAAAACGGCGGTAACCGGAGTTGATAAAAAACTTGAAAGCATTGAGAAGAAATTTGATAAACTTAAAAGTAGGGAAAAAGCTCAGTTAAAAAGTGAACTGAAAGAAATTATAAAGAGAGCGAAAAGTTTGTTTGAGAAACTTTGA